One stretch of Bosea vaviloviae DNA includes these proteins:
- a CDS encoding methyl-accepting chemotaxis protein: protein MKPVAITGTAVERLLLASGVDDQARVIARSLLPTLSAKAGDACHAYCDHLERSVADMKPHVAEHRQAVVQAEEQHLKTLFGGEFGEDYVASLNKAALTEFGDALGIRTRLGTTLRLIDPLFKEIGRRRRFSSRKAIEECAALTRLILCDAIAATSCHQRASRINLTQRENQLHLAASSFQNNIVQLSESLKTAATTLRNYAATSHYRSGQADREATLAEDAARDCTQRITSTVTATNDLVQALDHVSSEAQQSFSITGQAVADTREVTASIAVLAEAAGRIGSIVTLIQQIATKTNLLALNATIEAARAGEAGKGFAVVAGEVKSLAHQTASATAEISTQIAQVQSATESCVSHVNSISLTIARLEESSASIAQTVQQQSAATNEMAVNTQEAATRTEEGLLSAQAARMSIGDVTKMSIELDSAAVQVEASAGMISDLVTHFLSNLRAA, encoded by the coding sequence GTGAAGCCTGTCGCCATCACCGGCACAGCCGTCGAGCGTCTCCTGCTTGCATCCGGCGTCGACGACCAGGCCCGTGTGATCGCCCGCTCCCTGCTGCCGACACTCTCTGCCAAGGCCGGCGATGCCTGCCACGCCTATTGCGACCATCTCGAGCGCTCGGTCGCCGATATGAAGCCCCATGTCGCCGAGCACCGCCAGGCGGTCGTCCAGGCCGAGGAACAGCATCTCAAGACCTTGTTCGGCGGCGAATTCGGCGAGGATTACGTCGCCTCCCTGAACAAGGCGGCCCTGACCGAGTTCGGCGACGCCCTGGGCATCCGCACGCGGCTGGGTACGACGCTGCGATTGATCGATCCGCTCTTCAAGGAAATCGGTCGCCGCCGGCGCTTCAGCAGCCGCAAGGCGATCGAGGAATGCGCTGCCCTGACCCGGCTGATCCTCTGCGACGCCATCGCCGCGACCTCCTGTCATCAACGGGCGAGCCGCATCAACCTGACGCAGCGCGAGAACCAGCTCCATCTGGCCGCCTCGTCCTTCCAGAACAACATCGTCCAGCTGTCGGAGAGCCTGAAGACGGCCGCCACCACCTTGAGGAACTACGCCGCGACCAGCCATTACCGCAGCGGCCAGGCGGACCGGGAAGCCACGCTTGCGGAGGATGCGGCGCGCGACTGCACCCAGCGCATCACCAGCACGGTCACGGCGACGAATGATCTGGTGCAGGCGCTCGACCATGTCAGCAGCGAGGCGCAGCAGAGCTTCTCGATCACCGGCCAGGCCGTCGCCGATACGCGCGAGGTTACCGCGTCGATCGCCGTGCTGGCGGAGGCTGCCGGTCGCATCGGCTCGATCGTGACCCTGATCCAGCAGATCGCGACCAAGACCAACCTGCTCGCCTTGAACGCCACCATCGAGGCGGCGCGCGCCGGCGAGGCCGGCAAGGGCTTCGCGGTCGTCGCCGGCGAGGTCAAATCGCTGGCGCACCAGACCGCCAGCGCCACCGCCGAGATCTCGACGCAGATCGCGCAAGTGCAGTCAGCGACCGAATCCTGCGTCAGCCATGTGAACTCGATCAGCCTGACCATCGCCCGGCTGGAGGAATCGTCTGCCTCGATCGCCCAGACGGTCCAGCAGCAATCGGCCGCCACGAACGAGATGGCCGTCAACACGCAGGAAGCCGCCACCAGGACGGAGGAAGGCCTGCTCTCGGCCCAGGCCGCGCGGATGTCGATCGGCGACGTCACCAAGATGTCGATCGAGCTCGACAGCGCCGCCGTCCAGGTCGAGGCCTCGGCCGGGATGATCAGCGACCTCGTCACGCATTTCCTGTCGAACCTGCGTGCGGCCTGA
- a CDS encoding LysR family transcriptional regulator → MDRSDVTLERMRSFVRVAERGSLSAVARELGVGQSTITRHLRELEEAVGVPLLSRTTRRVTMTDEGGRYYADCIQILRLVEQAGDEARGTRGAPVGTIRISCTAAFGVLHASRLIFAFQDRYPEIGVDLSLTDERVDLVREGVDIALRLGPLSDSSMKLRVLGQCRRLLVAAPDYLAARGRPTTPRDLSGHEGIRMSNVAGSDTLTLQGPDGARHVVPLSGRFRVDHGLAAREALAAGRGIGPTHQWLVGDLLAAGRLEAILPDYTLPFVPLSLLIVPERAGIARVRLLVDFLAHEIGGIPGIETPRS, encoded by the coding sequence ATGGATAGATCTGACGTCACGCTCGAACGCATGCGCAGCTTCGTCCGCGTCGCCGAGCGCGGCAGCCTGTCGGCGGTCGCGCGCGAGCTCGGGGTCGGGCAGTCGACGATCACCCGGCATCTGCGCGAGCTCGAAGAGGCCGTCGGCGTGCCGCTGCTCAGCCGGACCACCCGGCGCGTTACGATGACCGATGAAGGCGGCCGCTACTATGCCGACTGCATCCAGATCCTGCGCCTGGTCGAGCAGGCCGGCGACGAGGCGCGGGGCACGCGCGGCGCACCGGTCGGCACGATCCGGATCTCCTGCACCGCGGCGTTCGGGGTCCTGCACGCCAGCCGACTGATCTTCGCGTTCCAGGATCGTTATCCCGAGATCGGGGTCGATCTCAGCCTCACCGACGAACGCGTCGACCTTGTCCGGGAAGGCGTCGATATCGCGCTGCGCCTGGGCCCGCTCAGCGACAGCTCGATGAAGCTCAGGGTTCTCGGCCAATGCCGGCGCCTGCTGGTGGCGGCGCCGGATTACCTGGCGGCGCGCGGGCGGCCGACGACCCCGCGGGATCTCTCCGGCCATGAAGGCATCCGGATGTCGAATGTGGCGGGCAGCGACACGCTGACCCTGCAAGGGCCGGACGGCGCGCGCCATGTCGTGCCCCTCAGTGGGCGTTTCCGGGTCGACCACGGGCTTGCCGCGCGCGAGGCCCTGGCCGCCGGGCGCGGCATCGGCCCGACCCATCAATGGCTGGTCGGCGATCTCCTGGCGGCCGGCCGGCTCGAGGCGATCCTGCCCGACTATACGCTGCCTTTCGTGCCGCTGAGCCTGCTGATCGTTCCCGAGCGCGCCGGCATCGCCCGGGTCCGGCTGCTGGTCGACTTCCTCGCCCACGAGATCGGCGGCATTCCGGGGATCGAGACGCCGCGGTCCTAG
- a CDS encoding NAD(P)H-dependent oxidoreductase: MKILFVFAHPEPRSLNGALRDVAIEELKAQGHEVRISDLYADGWKSEVDRADFPSLAPDGRFIPVAASKKAFDTNTLTDDVKAEIEKLLWADTLILQFPLWWFAMPAILKGWVDRVFAYGFAYGVGEHSDQRWGDRYGEGTLAGKRAMLVVTAGGWEEHYAPRGINGPIDDLLFPINHGILYYPGYDVLPPFVAYRVDRFDEAGFEPVAERLRERMRTLATTPTIRYRPQNGGDYLVPSMQLRPELSEPDATGFALHLNGAGAAG, from the coding sequence ATGAAAATCCTGTTTGTCTTCGCCCATCCAGAGCCGCGTTCGCTCAACGGCGCGTTGCGCGACGTCGCCATCGAGGAGCTTAAGGCCCAGGGCCATGAGGTGCGGATTTCAGACCTTTACGCCGACGGCTGGAAATCCGAGGTAGACCGTGCCGACTTCCCCTCGCTGGCGCCGGACGGACGGTTCATACCGGTCGCGGCGTCCAAAAAGGCCTTCGACACCAACACGTTGACTGACGATGTCAAAGCCGAAATCGAGAAGCTCCTGTGGGCCGATACCTTGATCCTCCAATTTCCCCTTTGGTGGTTCGCCATGCCGGCGATCCTCAAGGGCTGGGTCGACCGGGTGTTCGCCTACGGCTTTGCCTATGGCGTCGGCGAGCACAGCGATCAGCGATGGGGTGACCGCTACGGCGAGGGAACCCTCGCGGGGAAACGCGCAATGTTGGTCGTGACCGCCGGCGGTTGGGAGGAGCATTACGCCCCCCGCGGGATCAACGGGCCGATCGACGATCTGCTGTTCCCGATCAATCACGGGATCCTCTATTATCCGGGGTACGACGTGCTCCCGCCGTTCGTGGCCTACAGAGTCGATCGTTTCGATGAGGCCGGCTTCGAGCCCGTTGCCGAGCGCCTGCGCGAGAGGATGCGGACACTCGCGACCACCCCAACCATCCGCTATCGGCCGCAGAATGGCGGCGACTATCTGGTCCCGAGCATGCAGCTGCGCCCCGAGCTGAGCGAGCCGGATGCGACGGGCTTCGCGCTGCATCTGAATGGCGCGGGCGCAGCTGGCTAA
- a CDS encoding aspartate kinase — MARLVMKFGGTSVATVERIKNAARHVKREFDAGHQVAVVVSAMSGKTNELVGWSKEASALYDQAEYDVVVASGEQVTSGLMAMVLQELGLPARSWQGWQIPIYGSDAHGSSRIEAVEPAGILAGFDRNREIAVCSGFQGVHALSNRIVTLGRGGSDTSAVALAAGLKADRCDIYTDVDGVYTTDPRVVPKARRMDKVSFEEMLEMASLGSKVLQVRSVEIAMVQRVPTYVRSSFDDPDNPKSGTLICDEDDIVEQQIVTGIAFSRDEAQLTLRRVADKPGVAAAIFGPLADANINVDMIIQVVSDDQATTDITFTVPTADYERAKTLLESRHADIAYQSLQGATDVVKISAIGVGMRSHAGVAARAFRALAEKGINIRAITTSEIKFSVLIDAAYTELAVRTLHSLYGLDAA, encoded by the coding sequence ATGGCCCGTCTGGTGATGAAATTCGGCGGAACCTCCGTCGCCACTGTCGAGCGCATCAAGAACGCCGCCCGCCATGTGAAACGCGAGTTCGACGCCGGCCATCAGGTCGCGGTCGTGGTCTCGGCGATGTCCGGCAAGACCAACGAATTGGTCGGCTGGAGCAAGGAAGCCTCGGCGCTCTACGATCAGGCTGAGTACGATGTCGTCGTCGCCTCGGGCGAGCAGGTGACCTCGGGCCTGATGGCGATGGTGCTGCAGGAGCTCGGCCTGCCCGCCCGCTCCTGGCAGGGCTGGCAGATTCCGATCTACGGCTCGGACGCGCATGGCTCCTCGCGGATCGAGGCGGTCGAGCCCGCCGGCATCCTCGCCGGCTTCGACCGCAATCGCGAGATCGCGGTCTGCTCCGGCTTCCAGGGCGTGCACGCCTTGAGCAACCGTATCGTCACGCTGGGACGCGGCGGCTCCGACACCAGCGCGGTTGCGCTCGCGGCCGGGCTGAAGGCCGATCGCTGCGACATCTACACCGATGTCGACGGCGTCTACACCACCGATCCGCGCGTCGTGCCCAAGGCCCGGCGCATGGACAAGGTCTCCTTCGAGGAGATGCTGGAGATGGCCTCGCTCGGCTCCAAAGTGCTGCAGGTGCGCTCGGTCGAGATCGCCATGGTCCAGCGCGTGCCGACCTATGTGCGCTCCTCATTTGACGACCCCGACAATCCGAAATCTGGTACTCTTATCTGCGACGAGGACGACATCGTGGAACAGCAGATCGTCACCGGCATCGCGTTTTCGCGCGACGAAGCCCAGCTCACGCTCCGGCGCGTCGCCGACAAGCCCGGCGTGGCGGCGGCGATCTTCGGCCCGCTCGCCGATGCCAACATCAATGTCGACATGATCATCCAGGTCGTCTCCGACGATCAGGCGACGACCGACATCACCTTCACCGTGCCGACCGCCGATTACGAGCGGGCGAAGACGCTGCTGGAAAGCCGGCACGCCGACATCGCCTATCAGTCGCTGCAAGGCGCGACCGATGTGGTCAAGATCTCGGCGATCGGCGTCGGCATGCGCAGCCATGCCGGCGTCGCCGCGCGCGCCTTCCGGGCCCTGGCCGAGAAGGGCATCAACATCCGCGCGATCACGACCTCCGAGATCAAGTTCTCGGTGCTGATCGACGCCGCCTATACCGAGCTTGCGGTGCGCACGCTGCACTCACTCTACGGGCTCGATGCCGCGTAG
- the ubiG gene encoding bifunctional 2-polyprenyl-6-hydroxyphenol methylase/3-demethylubiquinol 3-O-methyltransferase UbiG produces MAATAQRDGSTIDPAEVARFEAIAKTWWDPKGPMAVLHKFNPVRLGFVRDLACAQFSRDPKTLTALDGLTLVDIGCGGGVLSEPLARLGAQVTGLDPAPTNITVARAHAGKSGLAIDYRQETIEALVAQGRTFDIVLAMEVVEHVADVDAFVAACCQAVKPGGLLVMATLNRTLKSYALAIVGAEYVLRWLPRGTHDWNKFVTPDELGAAIEAGGLDLGESTGVVYNPLADRWSAARDTDVNYMLAAYKPA; encoded by the coding sequence ATGGCGGCGACGGCTCAGCGCGACGGCTCGACGATCGACCCTGCCGAGGTCGCGCGTTTCGAGGCCATCGCCAAGACCTGGTGGGATCCGAAAGGCCCCATGGCGGTGCTGCACAAGTTCAATCCGGTGCGATTGGGCTTCGTTCGCGACCTGGCCTGTGCGCAGTTCTCGCGTGATCCCAAGACGCTGACGGCGCTGGACGGCCTGACCCTGGTCGATATCGGCTGCGGCGGCGGCGTGCTCTCCGAGCCCCTGGCGCGGCTGGGCGCACAAGTGACCGGGCTCGATCCGGCGCCGACCAACATCACCGTGGCGCGCGCCCATGCCGGGAAGAGCGGGCTGGCGATCGACTATCGCCAGGAGACGATTGAGGCGCTGGTTGCGCAGGGCCGAACCTTCGACATCGTGCTGGCGATGGAGGTCGTCGAGCATGTCGCCGATGTCGATGCTTTTGTGGCGGCCTGCTGCCAGGCGGTGAAACCCGGCGGCCTCCTGGTGATGGCGACGCTGAACCGCACGCTCAAATCCTACGCGCTCGCCATCGTCGGTGCGGAATATGTGCTGCGCTGGCTGCCGCGCGGCACGCATGACTGGAACAAGTTCGTGACGCCCGACGAGCTTGGCGCGGCGATCGAGGCCGGTGGGCTCGATCTCGGCGAGAGCACTGGCGTGGTCTACAACCCGCTCGCCGACCGCTGGTCGGCCGCGCGCGACACCGACGTCAACTACATGCTGGCGGCCTACAAACCGGCCTGA
- the ccrA gene encoding crotonyl-CoA carboxylase/reductase yields MSKPQAALKDLYELNELPPLGHVPANMYAWTIRRERHGPPIESFQIEVIPTWAIGEEEVLLLVMAGGVNYNGIWAGLGQPISPFDVHKGSLHVAGSDCSGIVWAVGTKVKRWKVGDEVIVHCNQDDGDDEECNGGDPMFSSSQRIWGYETPDGSFAQFCRVQSRQLMQKPKHLAWEEAACYTLTLATAYRMLFGHAPHTIKPGDNVLIWGASGGLGVFGVQLCAASGANPIGVISDESKRDYVLGLGAKGVINRKDFNCWGQMPTVNSPEYNDWTKEARKFGKAIWDITGKKDVDIVFEHPGEATFPVSCLVAKRGGMIVFCAGTSGFNITFDARYVWMRQKRVQGSHFAHLKQASAANQFVLDRRVDPCMSEVFPWDKIPLAHQKMWKNEHAPGNMAVLVTAPRTGLRTYEDVAEALAG; encoded by the coding sequence ATGTCCAAGCCGCAGGCCGCGCTCAAGGATCTCTACGAACTGAACGAACTGCCGCCGCTCGGCCATGTACCGGCCAACATGTACGCCTGGACGATCCGGCGCGAGCGCCACGGCCCGCCGATCGAGAGCTTCCAGATCGAGGTGATCCCGACCTGGGCGATCGGCGAGGAGGAGGTGCTGCTGCTCGTGATGGCCGGCGGCGTCAACTATAACGGCATCTGGGCGGGGCTGGGCCAGCCGATCTCGCCCTTCGACGTCCACAAGGGCTCGCTGCATGTCGCGGGTTCGGATTGCTCCGGCATCGTCTGGGCTGTCGGCACCAAGGTGAAGCGCTGGAAGGTCGGCGACGAGGTCATTGTCCATTGCAACCAGGATGATGGCGACGACGAGGAGTGCAATGGCGGCGACCCGATGTTCTCCTCATCCCAGCGCATCTGGGGTTATGAGACGCCGGATGGCTCCTTCGCCCAGTTCTGCCGGGTGCAGTCGCGCCAGCTGATGCAGAAGCCGAAGCATTTGGCCTGGGAGGAGGCCGCCTGCTACACGCTGACGCTGGCGACCGCTTATCGCATGCTCTTCGGCCACGCTCCCCACACCATCAAGCCCGGCGACAATGTGCTGATCTGGGGTGCGTCGGGTGGTCTCGGCGTCTTCGGCGTGCAGCTTTGTGCGGCGTCCGGCGCCAACCCGATCGGCGTGATCTCCGACGAGAGCAAGCGCGACTACGTGCTCGGCCTCGGCGCCAAGGGCGTGATCAACCGCAAGGATTTCAACTGCTGGGGCCAGATGCCCACGGTCAACAGCCCCGAATACAACGACTGGACCAAGGAGGCCCGCAAGTTCGGCAAGGCGATCTGGGACATCACGGGCAAGAAGGATGTCGATATCGTCTTCGAGCATCCCGGCGAGGCGACTTTCCCGGTCTCATGTCTCGTCGCCAAGCGCGGCGGCATGATCGTGTTCTGTGCCGGTACCTCGGGCTTCAACATAACCTTCGATGCCCGCTATGTCTGGATGCGGCAGAAGCGCGTGCAGGGCTCGCATTTCGCCCATCTCAAACAGGCGAGTGCGGCGAACCAGTTTGTGCTCGACCGCCGCGTCGACCCTTGCATGTCCGAGGTCTTCCCCTGGGACAAGATCCCGCTCGCCCATCAGAAGATGTGGAAGAACGAGCATGCGCCGGGCAATATGGCGGTGCTGGTGACAGCGCCGCGCACGGGCCTGCGGACCTATGAGGATGTGGCGGAGGCGCTGGCGGGGTGA
- a CDS encoding DMT family transporter — protein sequence MLDSALFLRFTPVIFTFLWSSGWVVAGYSALYADALTFLAIRFACAGVLLAGLAFALRAPWPKGRRAIIDCIVTGVLLHAAYLGGLWWAIRNGLPTGISGLIAGLQPILTALFAPALVGERISPIRWVGILCGFLGIALVLEPKLVGVEPAALLGIVLPVAINVLAMLAVTFGSFYQKARIVSGDLRTVTAMQYGTAFIVTLPFAWALEPMRIEWNLTMILVLAWSVLALSLGGVGLYLMMIRRGAISRVSTFLYLVPVLVAGEAWILFGEALSPVQIAGVVVTVVGVVLASRK from the coding sequence ATGCTCGATTCCGCCCTGTTCCTGCGGTTCACGCCCGTCATCTTCACCTTCCTCTGGTCGTCAGGCTGGGTCGTCGCCGGCTATTCGGCGCTCTATGCGGATGCGCTGACCTTCCTGGCCATTCGCTTCGCCTGCGCCGGCGTGCTGCTTGCGGGGCTCGCCTTCGCGCTGCGCGCGCCCTGGCCCAAGGGCCGGCGCGCCATCATCGACTGCATCGTCACCGGTGTCCTGCTGCACGCAGCCTATCTCGGTGGCCTGTGGTGGGCGATCCGCAACGGTCTGCCGACCGGCATTTCCGGCCTGATCGCGGGCCTCCAGCCGATTTTGACCGCGCTGTTCGCGCCGGCGCTCGTAGGCGAGCGGATATCGCCGATCCGCTGGGTCGGCATCCTCTGCGGCTTCCTCGGTATCGCGCTGGTGCTCGAGCCCAAGCTTGTCGGTGTCGAACCCGCGGCACTTTTGGGCATCGTGCTGCCGGTTGCAATCAATGTCCTCGCCATGCTCGCGGTGACCTTCGGCTCCTTCTACCAGAAGGCCCGCATCGTCTCGGGCGATCTGCGCACGGTCACGGCCATGCAATACGGCACCGCCTTCATCGTGACGCTGCCCTTCGCCTGGGCGCTGGAGCCGATGCGCATCGAGTGGAACCTCACCATGATCCTGGTGCTGGCCTGGTCGGTGCTGGCGCTCTCGCTCGGCGGCGTCGGGCTCTATCTGATGATGATCCGGCGCGGCGCGATCTCGCGCGTCTCGACCTTCCTCTATCTCGTGCCGGTTCTGGTCGCGGGCGAAGCCTGGATTCTTTTCGGCGAGGCGCTGTCGCCGGTTCAGATCGCCGGCGTGGTGGTGACGGTTGTGGGCGTCGTGCTGGCGAGCCGAAAGTAA
- a CDS encoding acyl-CoA dehydrogenase family protein yields the protein MSANAAAASGMPDSAINLIAAALPGFETLLEQAIAAVRQKVTIDGKISAAKLEAEQHAAHGLSWLATYVMALREMKAYGERLQAEGRYGATEDYAIRIGAGEYAAQIFGGIPMSQGEIVRLGALGLPAKAITAARSDAAETLIAEGNTPENRARLVSLFSQDHGLISVGDPGLDETLEAIRSEMRRFCAAEVTPHAHEWHLENDYIPMPVVEKMAELGVFGLTIPEEFGGMGLSKVSMCVVSEELSRGYIGVGSLGTRSEIAAELILCGGTDAQKQKWLPKLAAGEVLPTAVFTEPNTGSDLASLRTKAVKHGQGDAAVWKVSGNKTWITHPVRADIMTLLVRTDPDAAGYRGLSMLIAEKPRGTDEDPFPVAGLTGGEIEVLGYRGMKEYELAFDGFEVKAENLLGGVEGQGFKQLMQTFEAARIQTAARAVGVAQSAFDLGLKYAQDRIQFGKPLIAFPRVADKLAMMAVEILIARQLTYFAAREKDAERRCDLEAGMAKLLGARVAWAAADNALQIHGGNGFALEYPISRVLCDARILNIFEGAAEIQAQVIARRLVEG from the coding sequence ATGAGCGCGAACGCTGCCGCCGCATCCGGAATGCCTGACAGCGCGATCAACCTGATCGCCGCGGCCTTGCCCGGCTTCGAGACGCTGTTGGAGCAGGCGATCGCAGCGGTGCGCCAGAAGGTCACGATCGACGGCAAGATTTCCGCGGCGAAGCTCGAAGCCGAACAGCACGCCGCTCACGGTCTCTCCTGGCTTGCGACCTATGTCATGGCGCTGCGCGAGATGAAGGCCTATGGCGAGCGCCTCCAGGCCGAGGGCCGCTACGGTGCGACCGAGGACTACGCCATCCGCATCGGCGCCGGCGAATATGCCGCGCAGATCTTCGGCGGCATCCCGATGAGCCAAGGCGAGATTGTGCGGCTTGGCGCGCTCGGGCTCCCGGCCAAGGCGATCACTGCTGCCCGTTCGGACGCGGCCGAGACGCTGATCGCGGAAGGCAATACGCCTGAGAACCGCGCCCGCCTCGTGTCGCTCTTCAGCCAGGACCATGGCTTGATCAGCGTCGGCGATCCCGGCCTCGACGAGACGCTTGAGGCGATCCGCAGCGAGATGCGCCGCTTCTGCGCCGCCGAAGTGACGCCCCACGCCCATGAATGGCACCTCGAGAACGACTACATCCCGATGCCGGTGGTCGAGAAGATGGCCGAGCTCGGTGTCTTCGGCCTGACCATCCCCGAGGAATTCGGCGGCATGGGCCTCTCCAAGGTCTCGATGTGCGTCGTCTCGGAGGAGTTGTCTCGCGGCTATATCGGCGTCGGTTCGCTCGGCACGCGGTCCGAGATCGCGGCCGAACTCATCCTCTGCGGCGGCACGGACGCACAGAAGCAGAAGTGGCTGCCCAAGCTCGCTGCCGGCGAGGTGCTGCCGACGGCCGTCTTCACCGAACCCAACACCGGCTCGGACCTTGCCAGCCTGCGCACCAAGGCGGTGAAGCATGGCCAGGGGGATGCGGCCGTCTGGAAGGTCTCAGGCAACAAGACCTGGATCACTCATCCCGTCCGCGCCGACATCATGACGCTGCTGGTGCGCACCGACCCGGATGCGGCCGGCTATCGCGGCCTCTCCATGCTGATCGCCGAGAAACCGCGCGGTACGGACGAAGACCCGTTCCCGGTTGCAGGCCTGACCGGCGGCGAGATCGAGGTGCTCGGCTATCGCGGCATGAAGGAGTACGAGCTCGCCTTCGACGGCTTCGAGGTCAAGGCGGAAAACCTGCTCGGCGGCGTCGAAGGACAGGGCTTCAAGCAGCTCATGCAGACTTTCGAGGCCGCTCGCATCCAGACGGCGGCGCGGGCCGTCGGCGTCGCCCAATCGGCCTTCGATCTCGGCCTGAAATACGCCCAGGACCGCATCCAGTTCGGCAAGCCGTTGATCGCCTTCCCGCGCGTCGCCGACAAGCTCGCCATGATGGCGGTCGAGATCCTGATCGCCCGCCAGCTCACCTATTTCGCTGCGCGCGAGAAGGACGCCGAGCGCCGCTGCGATCTCGAGGCCGGCATGGCCAAGCTGCTGGGCGCTCGCGTCGCCTGGGCCGCAGCCGACAACGCGCTGCAGATCCATGGCGGCAACGGTTTCGCGCTGGAATATCCGATCAGCCGCGTGCTCTGCGACGCGCGCATCCTCAACATCTTCGAGGGCGCGGCGGAGATCCAGGCGCAGGTGATCGCGCGCAGGCTGGTGGAGGGGTGA
- a CDS encoding bile acid:sodium symporter family protein, translating to MRSLLARFAPDPYIMALLGTVAFASVLPAHGEGAHVIGLVTNLAIGLLFFLYGTRLAPSAALEGLRHWRLHSLVLAATFLAFPAIALLLRLLMPSLLTPGLWAGLIFLSVLPSTVQSSIAFTSIAGGNVPAALCAASASNLIGIVITPLLAALLLTTQGHGYQAGAVGDILVQLLLPFAAGQLLRPWIGGWIASHKRMLGFVDRGSILLVVYTAFSEGVTQGIWHQLDLEQLGALVLVNVLLLATVLAGTRLLSRALGFSRPDEITIVFCGSKKSLASGLPMASILFAGQSVGLIVLPLMLFHQIQLIACAVLAKRYAAANAPAPVLAGSEAVARS from the coding sequence ATGCGATCCCTGCTCGCCCGCTTCGCGCCAGATCCCTACATCATGGCGCTGCTCGGCACGGTCGCCTTCGCCTCCGTCCTGCCGGCCCATGGCGAGGGTGCCCATGTCATCGGCCTCGTCACCAACCTCGCCATCGGCCTGCTGTTCTTCCTCTATGGCACGCGGCTTGCGCCCAGCGCGGCGCTGGAGGGCTTGCGCCACTGGCGGCTGCACAGCCTCGTGCTGGCGGCGACCTTCCTCGCTTTCCCGGCGATCGCCCTGCTCCTGCGCCTGCTGATGCCGTCCCTGCTGACGCCCGGGCTGTGGGCGGGACTGATCTTCCTCTCGGTGCTGCCCTCCACCGTGCAGTCCTCGATCGCCTTCACCTCGATCGCCGGCGGCAATGTTCCAGCCGCGCTCTGCGCGGCCTCGGCCTCCAACCTCATCGGCATCGTGATCACGCCGCTGCTGGCGGCGCTGCTCCTGACCACGCAGGGGCACGGCTACCAGGCCGGCGCTGTCGGCGACATCCTGGTGCAATTGCTGCTGCCCTTCGCCGCCGGCCAGCTGCTGCGGCCCTGGATCGGCGGCTGGATCGCCAGCCACAAGCGCATGCTCGGCTTCGTCGATCGCGGCTCGATCCTGCTCGTCGTCTACACCGCCTTCAGCGAGGGCGTGACCCAGGGCATCTGGCACCAGCTCGATCTGGAGCAGCTCGGCGCGCTCGTCCTGGTCAATGTGCTTCTGCTCGCGACCGTGCTCGCCGGCACCCGCCTGCTGTCGCGCGCGCTCGGCTTCTCCCGGCCCGACGAGATCACCATCGTCTTCTGCGGCTCGAAGAAGAGCCTCGCGAGCGGCCTGCCGATGGCGAGCATCCTCTTCGCCGGCCAGTCGGTGGGCCTGATCGTGCTGCCGCTGATGCTGTTCCACCAGATCCAGCTCATTGCTTGCGCCGTGCTGGCGAAGCGCTATGCCGCAGCGAACGCGCCGGCGCCTGTGTTGGCAGGCAGCGAGGCGGTGGCGCGAAGCTGA